TCATCTTCTACTTCAGTCTGACAATTGAAACATGTTCTTTGTTCAATTGGTAAAGCTTGATATCGCCCGGTTTCAATTTTAAGTGGGGCAACGCCACACCTAAATTTTGCCAGAGCACTTCTGTGGTGTCTCTGTAAAATTTCTGACCTAACATACGCTTCCGTTTGTACTCAGTCTTAAATCGtttttatgcaagctccgtagcattagctccatataaccaaggtatatatcttacactcactttatgagctctgtttgatgatgtagtaaatcaaatcaaaacccaacacgtatctttgattgaaatctgtcatttaatatctaaatgacgaatttgaaaacacaattaacaataaatggttctgttacagcatcatacataatatgtgataggtgactaattttatcaagaaaagacaaatattaacagttgatatgcatcatcaaaggtggagatctaacctttatgccaatAAGCAATGAATGATAGTCTTACATCTAGGAAAATACTAAAATACATATCCATTAATTAACAATGatcagtataatattatgttgaatgtcagtcttatagtcAAAAAGTAATGGCACAATAACTAGCATAATAACAATAGCACACTGAATGTCAGCCTTACAGTTAAAAGTaatgatatcaatatatttatatttacatgtgaagtatcaatacagcatttataaatgtatgttgaatgCCATGCTAACAATTAAGAAGTATGAGAAATATCTATTATAACAATGACTATCTTATGTTGAacatcatttttacaatgaaactgtAATGACATATCTATCAAGACAACAAAAATTGACTGACACATGTTGAACTATCTACAACTATAGGTATACTGAGCATACCAGGGATGGGAGGGAGGGTTTGAAGTTgttgataatttgcgcgtaagcttttcgtgctccgcaattgaataatattaaaacccgtaccgtcccgtacttgcataaatatatttatttttcaataaatctgtatttatgcaagctccgtagcattagctccatataaccaaggtatttatcttacactcactttatgagctctgtttgatgatgtagtaaatcaaatcaaacccaacacgtatctttgattgaaatctgtcatttaatatctaaatgacgaatttgaaaacacaattaacaataaatgtgtaacgtttcagtgccatGTACTGGCATCCACACGAACAGACGCACACAAATCCCATCGGTGAAAaactagctcatcaccaaaggtgatttaatgcacatatatactgtcatcttactccaatgacaattgacaggtttacaaatttgcatattaatggaattacttccctttatgcattcagtaatagttacattactttcccctccgagaaatctcgtcccgagatttggcctaggaaattcatgggtaaggcaactccagtccggcagttgacttcatcccaccgctgccaccttttgtaacgtttcagtgccatGTACTGGCATCCACACGAACAGACGCACACAAATCCcatcggtgaaaagctagctcatcaccaaaggtgatttaatgcgcatatatactgtcatcttacttcaatgacaattgacaggtttacaaatttgcatattaatggaattacttccctttatgcattcagtaatcgttacaaatggttctgttacagcatcatacataatatgtgactaattttatcaagaaaagacaaatattaacagttgatatgcatcatcaaaaAATACGATTGTCCAGTGTTGTACACTACGGCGATGTCTGCAGCATAACATTACATTGTGTTGGACATCAAATTGTAGTAAAACATCAGAACTGTACGTGCTAGAACCTCTTCTATTGACAATCGTGAAGTTgttgataatttgcgcgtaagcttttcgtgctccgcaattgaataatattaaaacccgtaccgtcccgtacttgcataaatatatttatttttcaataaatctgtatataTTGTCTAAGTTTATTGCCACTGTTACGGCCACTGACTCCAGTCTCTGAGTTAATACATGATTGCCATTTTTCCTTGAATTTAATAAATAAGCAAGTTTGCAGTGAGTGAACAGTATCATATCTTTCACTTTTACTATAAACATTATCTATCACAAGAACGCGATTTAACGACTTTTGCACTATGTTTTCTATATTACAGCaccagttttttgtttgtttccttaGTCTATATGACCACTTAAACACCTTGTTGTTAATTCTGGAATTGTCCATTCGGTTTAACCGGAACCAATGCCCAAGCACAGACTTCCATTGACGAATACTGGGAGGAAGCCACCCCATATCCCCTGTCACAGCCGCGTTTGAAGTATACTTCCCAACTCCCAAGTAAAATCGGCAAGCCCTATGATGCACAGCATTAACGGCAGAGTATTCTCTTGTCCCCCAGATTGCAGCTCCGTAACTTATCACTGGCCATACCATCGTGTCGTAAAGTTCAGTATAAACGTCGAAAGGCATTCCGCCCAGTAGTTTGAATTTACTAATTAGCAAACCAAGAGCTCTGGTTGCAGACTGAGCAACATATTTCGCTGGTTTAGAATAGTCTAGTGTTTCGTTCAGCATTAATCCGAGATATTTATACTGCTCGACATAATCTACAACTGTGTCattcaatttaaaaacaaagtcaCTTCTTGATACAGAATTATTACGGAAATGCATCACTTTAGTTTTGTCCATGTTTACTGACATCCTGTTACGAGAACACCAACCTGATAGAACATCCATAAGCCCCTGGAGTTCTTCTTCACTTTCGGCGATAAGTACTAGATCGTCCGCATAGAAGAGATGGCAAATTATTCTTCCGTCTACGTTTATACCTTTATTTAAGTGCTCTAGCTGTTTACTGAGATCATTGATATAGATGTTAAAGGCGGTCGTTGATAAGAGACATCCTTGCTTTAAGCCAATATCTACATTGAACCAGTCAGTTGTAAAATTATTTATCTTAACGGCACACCTCACGTCAGTATACAACGACCTTATAGCTTTCAACATTTTACCCTGTATACCTATTTTCTGCATTTTGTCCCACAGTATTTGTCTATCGATGCGGTCATATGCTTTACTGTAATCGACATAGCAAACAAATGTTGATTTCTTGAGTTTTTTTCCTGCATTCTACCAAGTTTGTAAGAGTAGATAAGTGATCTATCGTACTTCGCTTTTGTCTAAATCCATTTTGTGAGTCAGATATAACATCATTACTTTCACACCATTTTACTAAGCGGTCGTTCAGAATGGAACAATACGCTTTATATACTGCTGACGTCACTGTTATTCCACGGTAATTTGTTGGATCAGTTTTATCAGAAGATGGATTCTTCAGTACTGGTGTTATTAGACCCTCACTCCATGTTTTAGGCATCTTTCCTGTTGCAAAGCAAACACAAAACAGTTTATGAAGGAAGTCGATACACGTTAAAGATTGTATTACTTCTGCGGGTACGTCATCATTACCGGTAGCCTTGTTCTTGTTAAGTGAATTTACAGCTTTTTCTACTTCTATAATTGATATGCCTTCATTTAAACAACTGCCATCGAACGTTTAAGAGTTCATTGGTATATTTTCATCGTATGTGTCTATATTCTGATGTGTGACCGTAAACTATATATTTAACGATCCGCAACTACATAAATATAAATACCTGTATATTGACGTGTATCTATTCTGTCAATGTAAAATGCATCTGTGTAGAGTTGAATATATCGGAAAATATGATAAATCGTTTGATATTGTGGAttgttaaaggtggttaatcagaatTTGGTCAACGaatggatttgtttgaaactttaacaattgAACATTTACACTTATCTGTGTTCACTGAGTTAGTGTATtcgcttagagccatattttgggtcccgtgcgattggaaaaaagattaatggcgacatataccattctgttccgtaatgtctgaagttcattataagccatgtcgccagtgtgaattctgcgactggaccgagttatgacgtcatcaaaatggcggccattttttagaattaaatataggctgaacaccactaaatccagctgttctttatttcatataaaatccactcacttcataacggtgtttcgacattttctagcatatcagattttcagacacttatattcccataaagaactagatcgctactttacaaaaacaaaaagaaaagggggtgttaacttttatataagaaaactacagttcgttaaatacaacccgctgaatttactacttttcgcttctttcaatttctcttttcgtgacattaaattcttacgccgccatttttatctagcatgcgataggaacatgccgatttcattagaatgcaaagtgatacatactgaaacgcgatagggtaaaagtaagcacgttgctgccgagaaaatgcactaggaaaggaaaaaagattagtactatttatatttggactacttgtgactagacctgcggaggcttacattctatttggtagtgatcagcctataagagaaaatttttgtttgatttttccatgaatttgcattcattctcaaggtacacctatttcacaatgatttgctttgttttggtgcaaaatattgagaaaatatagagaaatgacaattcattacaggtcacccccatccccaaaaatatgcaaaatttagccctgtgcaagcaatatttcaattaattttaccttattcgtggaatttacatttaacatccatttaatcgttatgatgtttgtcattttcattcagaaacatgctaatttcaatattatttagacaactgaagtgctaaaatgcgagaaaagacatttactaggtcctaaaacgaaccaaaatagtgccacctggtcgaaaattcgatctaaattccaaaaacacaagaaatttaagcgttttcagccatttgttaccgttttacatcataaagaatagattaatggcatttccattcattttcgaggggtttcagaaaataacatgtattgcccctataggctgaacaccactaaatccagctgttctttatttcatataaaatccactcacttcataacggtgtttcgacattttctagcatatcagattttcagacacttatattccataaagaactagatcgctactttagaaaaacaaaaagaaaagggggtgttaacttttatataagaaaactacagttcgttaaatacaacccgctgaatttactacttttcgcttctttcaatttctcttttcgtgacattaaattcttacgccgccatttttatctagcatgcgataggaacatgccgatttcattagaatgcaaagtgatacatactgaaacgcgatagggtaaaagtaagcacgttgctgccgagaaaatgcactaggaaaggaaaaaagattagtactatttatatttggactacttgtgatagacctgcggaggcttacattctatttggtagtgatcagcctatatcatcatcttcaaatgaCTGACAGAGTTGTTTGTCTTTGTTGCTGAAAGTGAAgtttttttgtagtttatatcGTACACATACATAATTATTAGTATTCTGTTATCTTCAATATCAAAGGAAtgtcatttatacaatattaaagatatattacgcccaaatttcatatttgaatatatgaacaattatcgcATATCATTTATGGAATTATAAAATAACCATGTTTGCGAGTATGAAAGGTAGTATGTTAGGTTTAAATTCTACATACTAATTAAACAAACATAGTATGAATATATTACGCTAGTAAAACTCCGGAAGattgtttgaaacaaatgttgttCCTTTACAGACATTTAATTGTGACTGCAGTATAGttggtttatatatttagccaaagTAAAGATGTTTAATGAGAATTTACTAGATTCAGAGCAATatgcaatgatgaaatatttatgtagaaggtgagcatagtacatctttaaagggacgtgaactaaaggaaaagctttgtttAAGTAAATTCTACGCTGCGTcgaaattaaatgtaaatcaaaaatagaaacctGTTGATAATTATCTAATAGTAATAATCTTACATAACAGAAAACAGTAATGATAGATTAAACAAACTTATAACCGAAAGCACAATCATCTCGCAGGTACTCACGAcccttcaaaattatatattagcATACTTAAATATAATTCTATATGTATCTTTCTGAATTAGTGCACACTTTTCTTTCTAGTGACCTCTTCTCTTGCTATTTAACACAGCTGGACATAACTATAGAATAAAAGagtatatttatatctaatttATCTTTCACATTTTGATAGTTACTTTCTACTTTTCGTTTCTGTTGTTGTGACACTATTAACCCATTTGAATTGATGTGTCGTCGCTAAACCCTTcaaccatgaaatatttaaaccgCTGTATGAAACTCAACATTAAATTTGCTTCTATCAttttcttgatattgttttaacatatgttCGTTAATATCTTCTCTGTATTAGTTTATAtctgtaaatatgtatcaaaatgtctgCTCACAACAACACTAAGCTCCAGTAGCACAACTTTTCATGATATGGAAGCTATGCACGGGTATGATATATTAAACATACTGTGGTAAAATGTGCCCTAGTGCTTATGCAATAGCTTTTTCTACAATTCGAGAATGCATTTACTAAGTAATATGATGATCGCAATTTCTCTGACATAGACTGATTTTGCATCTTGGCAAAGAGATCGTGATAGAACCGCGTCAGTAGGGACACAACTGATCGCGCTAAAATGAAATACGAAACGATTATTGTTGCAAAAGCAATAGAGTCGAATGTGACTGACAATTAACAAACGTCCTAGTACTAACTAGAAGTGTTATAatagagcaccgcaatgcggagcaatataggCCCGAAGGTATGACATATGACCCATAAGTGTGGCCtagaccttgaagccagccatccgaaATATACACTATGCATGTCgttttgatgtggtgaacatctgtgacaagtgtctttaaaatccttcaagaacggacggacggacagacggacaccggcctCGTAATATAAAACGTCCACTTAGGTTGTagaaaaaacttgtttgttttgtcaAGACTGGCAAGAGCAAATATTACATGTTGCAAGAGGCCAACGCTCTGTGGGTGAAAAATTACAAACGGCGATCACAAAgtcttacaatatttcaaatacgtctaaattcggcaataaacacaaaatatgccaAACTATAGTCGATGAAACGAATATATAGCAATTCAGTTTTTGAACGGAAAGGTTAGCATACAAGAGCTTTCCTCTTAAGCTAAATTTTTTAGGGGAAAATGATACTCATCCCTCAGGCTGGTACTTACAGGACCATGATAATCAAGATCTTATTTGGAAGTCCATACCTCTTTCATTGCATGTTATCTACGTTGGTTGATTCTGAGTCCTTCAGCGGAAATCAAGAATGACGATTTGAACATGTCAAGGACAGTCACGTTCTCAGCTCGTCACATAATCGACCCGTACATGTACGCATACATCTACAAACCTATTGCAACTTTTCGTGGTTATAACTAACATTTACAGGTTGCAGCCGGTGTATGATACTTTAAAGATCAAGAAGTATAGAACTAAAATACTTTTACACGGGTTATATAAGATTAGAATcagataaggcctaaaaaaaattctttgtttccggtaacatgctcaaaaaaattagggtaggtaggtcggaaaatttttttttttggaaattttttttattaagggagacttttcggaaattattttttttgtcaagaaattattacaaataagggggttatgcatttagagcatcagtaagttgatttgtaacatcactggccatgtttaaagca
The sequence above is a segment of the Mercenaria mercenaria strain notata chromosome 3, MADL_Memer_1, whole genome shotgun sequence genome. Coding sequences within it:
- the LOC128555443 gene encoding uncharacterized protein LOC128555443; the protein is MQKIGIQGKMLKAIRSLYTDVRCAVKINNFTTDWFNVDIGLKQGCLLSTTAFNIYINDLSKQLEHLNKGINVDGRIICHLFYADDLVLIAESEEELQGLMDVLSGWCSRNRMSVNMDKTKVMHFRNNSVSRSDFVFKLNDTVVDYVEQYKYLGLMLNETLDYSKPAKYVAQSATRALGLLISKFKLLGGMPFDVYTELYDTMVWPVISYGAAIWGTREYSAVNAVHHRACRFYLGVGKYTSNAAVTGDMGWLPPSIRQWKSVLGHWFRLNRMDNSRINNKVFKWSYRLRKQTKNWCCNIENIVQKSLNRVLVIDNVYSKSERYDTVHSLQTCLFIKFKEKWQSCINSETGVSGRNSGNKLRQYIQIY